In Meriones unguiculatus strain TT.TT164.6M chromosome 17, Bangor_MerUng_6.1, whole genome shotgun sequence, a single window of DNA contains:
- the Nrtn gene encoding neurturin isoform X2, protein MRRWKAAALVSLVCSSLLSVWMCQEGLLLGHRLGTALAPLRRPPRTLDARIARLAQYRALLQGAPDAVELRELSPWAARAPGPRRRAGSRRRRARARSGARPCGLRELEVRVSELGLGYTSDETVLFRYCAGACEAAARIYDLGLRRLRQRKRVRRERVRAHPCCRPTAYEDEVSFLDVQSRYHTLQQLSARECRCV, encoded by the exons ATGAGGCGCTGGAAGGCGGCGGCCCTCGTGTCGCTCGTCTGCAGCTCCCTGCTGTCTGTGTGGATGTGCCAGGAGGGCCTGCTGCTCGGCCACCGCCTGGGAACCGCGCTCGCCCCGCTCCGACGGCCGCCGCGCACCCTGGACGCGCGCATCGCCCGCCTGGCCCAGT ACCGAGCTCTGCTGCAGGGCGCCCCGGACGCGGTGGAGCTTCGCGAACTCTCTCCCTGGGCCGCGCGAGCCCCGGGGCCTCGCCGTCGGGCGGGCTCCCGGCGtcggcgcgcgcgcgcgcgctcagGCGCGCGGCCGTGCGGGCTGCGCGAGCTCGAGGTGCGCGTGAGCGAGCTGGGCCTGGGCTACACGTCGGACGAGACGGTGCTGTTCCGCTACTGCGCAGGCGCGTGCGAGGCGGCCGCGCGCATCTACGACCTGGGCCTCCGGCGCCTGCGCCAGCGGAAGCGCGTGCGCCGGGAGCGGGTGCGCGCGCACCCGTGCTGCCGCCCGACGGCCTACGAGGACGAGGTCTCCTTCCTGGACGTGCAGAGCCGCTACCACACGCTGCAACAGCTGTCGGCGCGGGAGTGCCGGTGCGTGTGA